The following are from one region of the Alkalimarinus sediminis genome:
- a CDS encoding fatty acid desaturase family protein, translating into MPHTEDSSEKRFEEIHQAFESIKQKHRDDLGEKDVRYIKKIRRYSRIFEVIGRGLIWALPGPFAVIGVPFLFLHRNLEAIEIGHNVLHGQYDTFESIPQFHSRKFRWKAPMDEAAWRQEHNGIHHVHTNVYEKDPDLNHGFLRTNSKIPHNKWHWFQVPIYLLFVYPTMLYNFDAQNLGNNDKFRERRFPLGNKGYATFENTEALSDDDRKKRHQRAVWRVWVKEYALFPLLALVTGYGFFKVFLANLLADVLNNYWIALTIQATHLTEPLQPEEALKNKGKWYISQLDSSVNFKGNRWQSILWGHLNYQVEHHLFPDIPSHRYPEIAIEVQAICEKYDLPYKSNKNWWQAIRNYIGILWRFSFKDAKPTTEDRCYLNQGVENVK; encoded by the coding sequence ATGCCCCATACGGAAGATTCTAGTGAGAAGCGGTTTGAAGAGATTCATCAAGCTTTTGAAAGCATTAAACAGAAACATCGGGATGACCTTGGTGAAAAAGATGTTCGATATATCAAGAAGATTCGTCGTTATTCTCGAATATTTGAAGTAATTGGAAGAGGTCTGATTTGGGCGCTTCCTGGCCCCTTCGCGGTTATCGGTGTGCCTTTTCTCTTCTTACATCGAAATCTCGAAGCGATAGAGATCGGTCATAATGTCTTACACGGGCAATATGATACGTTTGAAAGTATTCCACAGTTCCACTCCCGTAAATTCCGTTGGAAAGCACCCATGGACGAGGCGGCCTGGCGACAAGAACACAACGGTATTCACCATGTTCATACCAATGTGTATGAAAAAGACCCCGATCTGAATCATGGCTTTTTGCGCACCAACTCTAAAATCCCCCATAACAAATGGCACTGGTTTCAGGTGCCTATCTACCTGTTGTTTGTCTATCCCACCATGCTCTATAACTTTGATGCGCAAAACTTGGGCAATAACGATAAATTTAGAGAACGTCGTTTTCCACTGGGAAATAAGGGATATGCGACCTTTGAGAACACCGAGGCGTTATCAGATGATGATCGTAAAAAAAGACACCAACGGGCGGTATGGCGAGTTTGGGTAAAAGAGTATGCGCTATTTCCGTTATTGGCACTGGTGACCGGTTACGGTTTCTTTAAGGTGTTTTTAGCTAACTTATTAGCCGATGTACTGAATAATTACTGGATTGCTTTAACTATTCAGGCGACTCATTTAACCGAGCCATTGCAGCCAGAAGAGGCACTTAAAAATAAAGGAAAATGGTATATCTCACAGTTAGACTCTTCCGTTAATTTTAAAGGCAACCGCTGGCAGAGTATTTTGTGGGGGCACTTGAACTATCAGGTTGAGCATCATTTGTTTCCGGATATACCATCCCATCGGTATCCTGAGATTGCGATTGAAGTACAGGCTATTTGCGAGAAGTATGACTTACCCTATAAGTCTAATAAAAACTGGTGGCAAGCTATTCGGAACTATATCGGTATACTGTGGAGGTTTTCATTTAAGGATGCAAAACCCACCACAGAAGACCGCTGTTATCTAAACCAGGGAGTAGAGAATGTTAAGTAA
- a CDS encoding acyltransferase, whose protein sequence is MLSFLPNWFRGVFAFVLIIVNTFFWLPFLLFGTFLKVVFPVNVIRKAMTLLLIGIANMWVSGNSAILSLTQRINWHVTGVEGLKKNDWYFVNCNHQSWTDIPVVQKVLNRKIPMLKFFLKQELIWVPVMGVCWWALDFPFMKRYSHEYIKKHPEMKGKDLETTRKACEKFKTTPVAVFNFLEGTRFTPVKHAKQQSPYKNLLNPKYGGAAFVMGSMGEQMHTMLDVTIYYPEGAHGVWGLLTGKIKNVVVDVKKVPIPASLRGRDYSQDPEFKAEFQSWISNIWQDKDNLIAEFKANEFEPCVETMPTNVNQT, encoded by the coding sequence ATGCTTAGCTTTCTTCCTAACTGGTTTCGCGGTGTTTTTGCGTTCGTTTTAATTATTGTAAATACCTTTTTTTGGCTTCCTTTTTTGCTATTTGGCACATTCCTGAAAGTGGTCTTCCCTGTTAATGTTATTCGAAAAGCAATGACGTTGTTATTGATAGGTATTGCCAATATGTGGGTTTCTGGCAATAGCGCCATTCTCTCGTTAACGCAACGAATAAACTGGCATGTTACAGGTGTTGAAGGGCTTAAAAAGAATGACTGGTACTTTGTAAATTGTAATCATCAGTCTTGGACCGATATTCCTGTGGTACAAAAAGTACTTAATCGCAAAATTCCTATGCTTAAATTTTTCCTGAAACAGGAATTAATTTGGGTGCCGGTGATGGGTGTCTGTTGGTGGGCTCTCGACTTCCCGTTTATGAAACGTTATTCCCATGAGTATATTAAGAAGCATCCAGAGATGAAGGGTAAAGATCTGGAAACAACCCGTAAGGCTTGTGAGAAATTTAAAACTACACCCGTCGCCGTGTTTAATTTTCTGGAAGGAACAAGATTTACGCCGGTGAAACATGCAAAGCAACAGTCCCCCTATAAGAACTTGTTAAACCCTAAGTATGGTGGTGCGGCGTTTGTAATGGGAAGCATGGGTGAGCAAATGCATACCATGCTGGATGTTACTATCTACTACCCAGAGGGTGCCCATGGTGTCTGGGGATTATTAACCGGAAAGATTAAAAATGTCGTGGTAGATGTGAAAAAAGTACCTATTCCAGCCTCTTTAAGAGGCAGAGATTACTCACAAGATCCCGAATTTAAAGCAGAGTTTCAGAGCTGGATAAGTAACATCTGGCAAGACAAAGATAATTTAATCGCAGAGTTTAAAGCAAATGAATTTGAGCCTTGTGTCGAAACGATGCCTACCAACGTGAATCAAACGTAG
- a CDS encoding DEAD/DEAH box helicase yields MAFILRNYQRDAVKATIEHFRKSDESAVIVLPTGAGKSLVIAELARLAKRKILVLAHVKELVEQNHAKYESYGLTASIYSAGLKQKSTAQQVTFASIQSVARNLDAFSESYSLVIIDECHRVSGEVDENLKHSSSGDTQKDTSVNESQYLQLTRKLKSHNPGLKVLGLTATPYRMGIGWIYRYHYHGYTRADDTRPFSHCIYELPLNYMIKNGYLTPPKVVDAAIAHYDFSSLNANSNGQYNEREVNELLARYPRVTQGIIEQIKMLANGEPSRQGVMIFAASINHAKEITGYLNAKETALITGDTPPNQRTELISRFKSRELKFLVNVAVLTTGFDAPHVDMIAILRPTESVSLYQQIVGRGLRLSDGKTDCLVVDYAGNGFDLFYPEVGAAKPSSESVPVMVHCPKCEFANTFWGITDDQGQLIEHYGRKCWGYELIESGERVSCDYRFRFKECRLCGAENDIAARQCARCHEAIIDPDDQLKAALRLKNAMVIRCAGVTFEESKGRLKIIYHDEQGVELSEHFDLSHKGHCHIFNQYFGRRFKRGTVPKKFTAIAQVIESADAFTAPDYVIARKVTGKARADIWRVKERIFDYQGAYRKANEM; encoded by the coding sequence ATGGCTTTTATTCTTCGCAATTATCAACGAGATGCGGTTAAAGCAACCATTGAGCATTTTCGTAAAAGTGACGAGTCTGCGGTGATTGTGCTGCCAACAGGCGCGGGCAAAAGTCTGGTTATTGCGGAATTAGCACGTTTAGCCAAACGTAAAATTTTAGTGCTCGCGCATGTAAAAGAACTGGTCGAGCAAAACCATGCTAAATATGAGAGCTACGGGCTTACCGCCAGTATCTACTCTGCAGGGTTGAAGCAAAAGAGCACTGCTCAACAAGTCACGTTTGCCAGCATTCAATCGGTAGCGCGTAATTTAGACGCTTTTTCAGAGTCTTATTCTCTTGTCATTATCGACGAATGTCATCGCGTGAGTGGGGAAGTCGATGAAAACCTAAAACATAGTTCGAGTGGTGATACCCAGAAAGATACGTCAGTCAATGAGAGCCAATATCTACAATTAACCCGTAAGTTAAAATCTCATAATCCCGGGTTAAAGGTACTCGGGTTGACCGCAACACCTTATCGAATGGGTATAGGGTGGATTTATCGTTACCACTATCATGGTTATACTCGTGCCGATGATACTCGACCATTTAGTCATTGTATCTACGAGCTCCCTCTAAACTACATGATTAAAAATGGCTATTTAACCCCACCTAAAGTCGTTGATGCCGCCATTGCACACTATGATTTCTCAAGTCTCAACGCGAATAGTAACGGTCAGTATAATGAACGTGAAGTGAACGAACTACTTGCTCGATATCCGCGTGTTACCCAAGGAATTATTGAGCAAATCAAAATGCTGGCAAACGGTGAACCTAGTCGCCAAGGGGTTATGATTTTTGCAGCTAGTATTAATCACGCAAAAGAAATTACAGGCTATTTGAATGCCAAAGAAACGGCATTGATAACCGGCGACACTCCTCCTAATCAACGAACAGAACTCATATCGAGGTTTAAGTCTCGCGAACTAAAATTTTTGGTGAATGTGGCAGTATTGACGACCGGTTTTGATGCACCGCATGTGGATATGATCGCCATATTAAGGCCGACTGAGTCAGTTAGCCTCTATCAGCAAATCGTAGGGCGGGGTTTAAGGTTGTCGGATGGTAAAACCGACTGTCTTGTGGTCGATTATGCAGGCAATGGGTTTGACTTGTTTTATCCTGAAGTCGGGGCGGCAAAGCCTTCATCTGAGAGCGTTCCTGTTATGGTTCACTGCCCCAAGTGTGAGTTTGCAAATACATTCTGGGGCATAACAGATGATCAAGGGCAGTTGATCGAGCATTATGGCCGTAAATGTTGGGGGTACGAACTTATCGAGTCTGGTGAAAGGGTATCTTGTGATTACCGGTTTCGTTTTAAAGAGTGCCGTCTTTGTGGGGCAGAAAATGATATAGCTGCACGCCAATGCGCTCGCTGTCACGAGGCGATTATAGACCCTGATGATCAGTTAAAAGCTGCTCTCCGCCTCAAGAACGCTATGGTGATACGGTGTGCTGGTGTTACTTTTGAAGAGAGCAAAGGGCGGCTGAAAATCATTTACCATGATGAGCAGGGTGTTGAACTAAGTGAACACTTTGATCTTTCTCATAAGGGGCATTGCCATATATTCAATCAGTATTTTGGTCGTCGGTTTAAGCGTGGGACAGTACCTAAGAAATTTACAGCGATTGCGCAGGTGATTGAATCTGCGGATGCGTTTACTGCACCGGACTATGTTATTGCGAGGAAGGTGACCGGTAAGGCGAGAGCGGATATATGGCGGGTTAAAGAGCGAATTTTTGATTATCAAGGAGCGTATAGAAAGGCAAACGAAATGTAA
- a CDS encoding BamA/TamA family outer membrane protein, whose protein sequence is MPVYVIVILLLMAMPTSLMAVTSANVKRSVDRVETPNKTAESLILPFAFSTETMGLNLGLGAMASGYFQDQMTVGATAFGGEISYGVGAGLWNFRLPGTDRLYFSIVGMEGYYPDQRAYATTRDEFHTSPLAGSNDSSPDDYIEANGSSNWWEMKLEFSLPFGATANKGMVNYETRNGLLISEPSGGDKWNPLTSGASVVLLRQFNRYQSFEQEERFLDGAVHAVELGLLYDNTDFPVNPSKGSKQYISVSHDAAWLESDHQWTFLEFDASKYYSFGESEHAYQRVLALNFWTGYSSSWAVEYNDEGKQRVANAPPYNEGASLGGFYRMRGYSQNRFHDKAAIYMTAEYRYTLKYNPVEGVKWLRFLKLDWFQLVPFIEAGRVAPEYTANALLNDLKYDGGVSLRSMMAGLVVRADVAVSEEGGSLWFMVDHPF, encoded by the coding sequence ATGCCAGTGTACGTTATTGTAATTCTGTTGTTAATGGCAATGCCTACTTCCTTGATGGCTGTGACCTCCGCTAATGTTAAACGCTCAGTTGATAGAGTTGAAACTCCAAACAAAACTGCAGAAAGTTTGATCCTCCCTTTTGCTTTTTCAACTGAAACCATGGGGCTGAATCTAGGTCTTGGAGCAATGGCGAGTGGTTATTTTCAAGATCAAATGACGGTGGGGGCGACGGCATTTGGTGGTGAGATCAGTTATGGCGTGGGTGCAGGGCTTTGGAACTTCCGGTTGCCCGGTACCGATCGACTCTATTTTAGTATTGTTGGTATGGAGGGCTACTATCCTGACCAGCGAGCATATGCCACAACGAGAGATGAGTTTCATACATCACCTCTGGCGGGAAGTAATGACTCGTCACCTGATGACTATATAGAGGCAAATGGTTCCTCAAACTGGTGGGAGATGAAGCTGGAATTCTCTTTGCCTTTTGGTGCGACTGCTAACAAGGGGATGGTTAACTACGAAACCCGCAATGGTCTTTTGATTTCAGAACCGAGTGGTGGTGACAAGTGGAACCCTCTGACCAGTGGTGCTTCTGTGGTTTTACTGCGCCAGTTTAATCGCTACCAAAGCTTTGAGCAGGAAGAACGCTTTTTAGATGGGGCTGTTCATGCCGTAGAGCTTGGTCTGCTTTATGACAATACGGACTTCCCCGTTAACCCCTCTAAGGGCTCTAAGCAGTATATATCTGTTAGCCATGATGCGGCTTGGTTGGAGTCCGACCATCAATGGACATTCCTTGAATTTGATGCCAGCAAATATTATTCCTTTGGGGAGTCTGAGCATGCCTATCAGCGAGTGCTGGCGCTAAACTTCTGGACCGGGTACTCGTCTTCTTGGGCTGTTGAATATAACGATGAAGGTAAGCAGCGAGTGGCAAATGCCCCTCCTTATAATGAAGGCGCTAGTTTAGGCGGTTTCTATCGAATGCGCGGTTACAGCCAGAACCGGTTTCATGATAAAGCGGCCATCTATATGACGGCAGAATACCGTTACACCCTAAAGTACAACCCGGTTGAAGGGGTTAAATGGTTGCGCTTTTTGAAATTAGACTGGTTTCAGTTAGTGCCATTTATTGAGGCTGGCAGGGTGGCACCTGAATATACGGCGAATGCGCTGTTGAATGATTTAAAATATGATGGCGGTGTTTCACTAAGGTCGATGATGGCAGGGTTAGTCGTGCGAGCAGATGTTGCTGTTTCCGAAGAGGGTGGAAGCTTGTGGTTTATGGTTGATCACCCCTTTTAG
- a CDS encoding FAD-dependent oxidoreductase, producing MTKESSKIATTTSPTIGIVGGGMAGSTIALRLSELGINIVLFEASKTLVNGPPICHLHAGGNLYREISDEQCLTLLRQSIDTLKVYPQTANIRPTVIAIPTRDSGSPDALLPRLQKLQDEYATLIKQNPSNNVLGAAEDYFRLYDRESLEALAQKEIPKSAESLDDWMIPVAKTLNLDEFKLPLILVQEYGLSIFRIASTVSLAFEQLTSCTVLTNTRVTDIQQRQDKPGWDIEYQSADNPKESIAVDYLVNACGYRTGTLDDMHGFQRNRMVEFKAAYVTHWSDCQGQWPEVIFHGERGTPDGMAQLTPYPDGYFQLHGMTEEITLFKEGLVASTAKSAQPMLNSLFNRKLTDKWYRDEIERRTAKAVEHVAQFIPPFGNATVAGNPMFGAQQIPGDDPSLRAADVSFDGDRYARAEIVKASSALTVATAIIEKLRDEHLLPAELSIADSEINEQFPVTSALPIDKIISLAEHLAEERSSPTALARPVG from the coding sequence ATGACCAAAGAATCCTCAAAGATAGCCACAACAACATCACCGACTATAGGCATCGTCGGTGGAGGCATGGCAGGTTCAACGATAGCATTAAGGCTGTCTGAGCTCGGTATCAATATTGTACTTTTTGAAGCAAGCAAAACGTTGGTGAATGGCCCGCCTATTTGCCATTTGCACGCGGGTGGAAACCTCTACCGAGAGATTTCAGATGAACAGTGTCTAACGCTATTAAGGCAGTCTATTGATACGCTAAAGGTTTACCCACAAACAGCAAATATACGGCCCACGGTGATTGCCATACCCACTCGCGATAGTGGCTCACCCGATGCATTGCTGCCTCGTTTACAAAAGCTGCAAGACGAATATGCAACATTAATAAAGCAGAACCCTTCGAACAACGTGCTTGGCGCAGCAGAAGATTATTTTCGGCTCTATGACCGTGAATCACTCGAAGCGTTAGCCCAAAAAGAGATACCCAAATCAGCAGAATCATTAGATGACTGGATGATTCCCGTAGCCAAAACCCTAAATTTGGATGAGTTCAAGCTACCGCTTATTCTTGTGCAGGAGTACGGCCTTAGTATTTTTCGTATAGCCTCCACCGTCAGCTTAGCATTTGAACAGTTAACGTCGTGCACAGTGCTAACCAACACCCGAGTAACGGATATTCAACAACGGCAGGATAAGCCTGGGTGGGACATCGAGTATCAATCAGCTGACAACCCTAAAGAGTCTATCGCTGTTGACTACTTAGTTAATGCGTGTGGTTATCGCACCGGTACATTAGATGATATGCATGGTTTTCAGCGTAACCGAATGGTTGAGTTTAAAGCCGCTTACGTTACCCATTGGTCTGACTGCCAAGGACAATGGCCTGAAGTTATTTTTCATGGTGAGCGTGGCACCCCAGATGGCATGGCTCAACTAACGCCCTACCCTGATGGATATTTTCAACTTCATGGCATGACAGAAGAGATTACCCTGTTTAAAGAGGGGCTTGTCGCTTCAACAGCTAAAAGCGCACAGCCCATGCTAAATAGTCTGTTTAACCGAAAATTAACCGATAAGTGGTATCGAGATGAAATTGAGCGACGCACTGCAAAGGCGGTCGAACATGTTGCTCAGTTTATCCCGCCCTTCGGCAACGCTACCGTGGCCGGAAACCCCATGTTCGGCGCGCAACAGATCCCGGGCGATGATCCATCACTTCGTGCAGCAGATGTTTCATTTGATGGTGACCGCTATGCTCGAGCTGAAATCGTAAAAGCCTCTTCGGCACTAACAGTGGCAACGGCGATCATTGAGAAACTAAGAGACGAACACCTGCTCCCCGCAGAGCTATCAATCGCAGATAGTGAAATCAATGAGCAATTTCCAGTCACTAGCGCCTTGCCCATAGATAAAATTATCTCGCTTGCCGAGCATCTAGCCGAAGAACGCAGCTCTCCAACAGCACTCGCAAGACCTGTTGGCTAG
- a CDS encoding FAD-dependent oxidoreductase — protein sequence MKKNIAVVGSGIAGLSVAWLLGRQHDVTLFERHEKPGMGAFNLSYKDGDIEERIDVPLRAFNTCYYKNLVAFYQQMGVEIQRTDHSASYSSDRNKSIYFGYRYVELGKRAFPVFAGLSKVNLKSVRIARDTARFLVFAKRDRQKGLTDGLSIEHYLRANQYSNTFIEEVILPSFAAICTCSYPAVKQYPAEIIIDFLASGMLFNGIWRAKRGAEDAIHRMLENCNTLHCDAEIKSIAKQDKQVKIIESNGREHLFDHVVVAVQANQAVKMISKDETEAKKLLSKIPYERSEVVVHGDIDLIPKAEDDRAPVNFLLEQKQNKPMASIWLNKIYPSLNDGSPLFQTWNPVMEPKKETVLGRSHFERPTVNLESLAAVKSLNRLQKENDRQIWYCGSYAMPGIPLLESAVQSAMFIAEQLGAEVPWVA from the coding sequence GTGAAAAAGAATATAGCCGTGGTCGGGAGCGGCATTGCAGGCCTAAGTGTAGCCTGGTTGTTGGGTAGGCAGCATGATGTGACATTGTTTGAACGCCATGAAAAGCCAGGTATGGGGGCGTTTAACCTTAGCTATAAAGACGGCGACATAGAGGAGCGAATCGACGTCCCATTGCGTGCATTTAATACCTGTTACTACAAAAATCTAGTCGCGTTTTATCAACAAATGGGTGTTGAAATACAGCGAACCGATCACTCGGCGTCCTACTCATCTGACCGCAATAAAAGTATCTACTTTGGCTATCGTTACGTGGAACTCGGTAAACGTGCTTTCCCGGTTTTTGCTGGTTTGAGTAAGGTGAATTTAAAGTCAGTTCGAATTGCGAGAGATACTGCCCGCTTTTTAGTGTTTGCCAAACGTGATCGTCAAAAAGGACTAACTGACGGCCTGAGTATTGAACATTATCTGCGAGCAAACCAATACTCAAACACCTTTATCGAAGAGGTTATTCTGCCTTCTTTTGCTGCGATCTGTACCTGCTCTTACCCTGCCGTAAAACAGTATCCGGCAGAAATTATCATCGACTTTTTAGCCAGCGGCATGTTGTTTAACGGCATTTGGCGAGCAAAAAGAGGGGCTGAAGACGCCATACATCGTATGCTCGAAAACTGTAATACGCTGCACTGTGATGCTGAAATCAAGAGCATTGCTAAACAAGATAAACAGGTAAAGATAATTGAAAGCAATGGGCGAGAGCATCTGTTTGATCATGTGGTGGTTGCGGTACAGGCAAATCAAGCGGTTAAGATGATTTCTAAGGATGAAACAGAGGCTAAAAAACTACTGAGCAAGATTCCATACGAGCGCAGCGAAGTTGTAGTGCATGGCGATATAGATTTGATTCCTAAAGCAGAAGATGACCGAGCGCCTGTTAACTTTTTGCTGGAACAAAAACAAAATAAGCCGATGGCGAGTATCTGGTTAAATAAGATTTATCCGTCACTTAATGATGGCTCCCCTTTGTTTCAGACCTGGAATCCTGTAATGGAACCTAAAAAAGAGACGGTGCTGGGGCGATCACATTTCGAGCGACCTACAGTGAATCTTGAAAGTTTAGCTGCGGTTAAATCCCTCAATCGACTGCAAAAAGAGAACGATCGTCAAATTTGGTATTGCGGTTCGTATGCGATGCCGGGTATTCCATTGCTTGAAAGTGCTGTTCAGTCTGCCATGTTTATAGCTGAGCAATTGGGGGCCGAAGTGCCATGGGTGGCGTAA
- the choV gene encoding choline ABC transporter ATP-binding protein: MIEFKNVDVVFGKNPERAIPLIDDNISRNDIQDKTGLTAAVRNANLSVAKGEICVLMGLSGSGKSSLLRTANGLNPITRGEVLLKTDQGMQNFLGLSEAEKRKVRMERITMVFQKFALMPWLTVAQNVAFGLEQKGLEKKLIRERVMHQLDLVGLTQWANMRPSELSGGMQQRVGLARALAMETDIILMDEPFSALDPLIRNQLQDELLRLQQQLQKTVIFVSHDLDEALKLGNHIAIMKDGEIVQHDTPENIVLNPADDYVRSFVAHTNPVDVVKANALLRPLRELPVSNNEYCLSRRHDYWLRLGDTPLSCRVRYGDQEHDLQSWLPDQTIEALGKQPTIVQANTLMKDVMEIRYHTGHGVLVVDNDKMVGYIGDKEIYHAMLGKLFEED; encoded by the coding sequence GTGATTGAATTTAAGAATGTCGATGTGGTTTTTGGTAAAAACCCGGAACGGGCTATACCTTTAATCGATGACAATATAAGCCGAAACGACATACAAGACAAAACAGGTCTAACGGCCGCTGTTCGTAATGCAAACTTATCAGTTGCTAAAGGTGAAATCTGTGTGCTGATGGGATTGTCTGGTTCGGGCAAATCAAGTTTGCTAAGAACTGCCAATGGACTTAACCCGATTACCCGAGGGGAAGTATTATTAAAAACTGACCAGGGGATGCAGAACTTCCTAGGGCTATCTGAAGCGGAAAAGCGAAAAGTACGTATGGAACGGATCACGATGGTGTTCCAAAAGTTTGCGCTTATGCCCTGGTTAACCGTTGCCCAAAATGTGGCGTTTGGCTTGGAGCAAAAAGGGTTAGAGAAAAAGCTCATTCGTGAGCGCGTTATGCACCAGTTAGATTTAGTCGGTTTGACTCAGTGGGCCAATATGCGGCCTTCGGAACTCTCTGGAGGCATGCAGCAGCGGGTGGGGTTAGCTCGTGCGCTAGCGATGGAGACAGATATTATTCTAATGGATGAGCCGTTTTCGGCGTTAGACCCTTTGATTCGTAATCAACTGCAAGATGAGTTGTTACGCTTGCAGCAGCAGCTTCAAAAAACCGTTATTTTCGTCAGTCATGATCTCGATGAAGCGCTGAAACTGGGTAACCATATTGCCATTATGAAAGATGGCGAAATTGTTCAGCATGACACACCAGAAAATATTGTGCTCAACCCAGCTGATGATTATGTTCGCAGCTTCGTTGCCCACACCAACCCGGTTGATGTAGTCAAGGCAAATGCTTTGTTGCGACCGTTGCGTGAACTTCCTGTTTCGAACAACGAGTACTGTCTCAGTCGACGCCATGATTATTGGTTAAGGTTAGGTGACACACCGCTAAGCTGTCGCGTTCGATATGGTGATCAAGAGCACGATCTGCAAAGCTGGCTACCTGATCAAACTATTGAAGCGTTGGGGAAGCAGCCAACCATCGTGCAAGCCAATACACTTATGAAAGATGTCATGGAGATTCGCTATCATACAGGGCATGGTGTACTGGTCGTCGATAACGACAAAATGGTGGGTTATATTGGCGATAAAGAGATTTACCATGCCATGCTCGGCAAGTTGTTCGAAGAAGATTAA
- the choW gene encoding choline ABC transporter permease subunit: MSWITENKVPVGDWAEDLIDGLIESSGEFFDYIAISLEFLIQGLINALLSLHPIVFISLVAALSVWRQRHWGTALFCALSLLLIWNLGYWQQTIETLSLVLFATGSCVLIGVPVGIAAAHRPMLYRFLRPILDLMQTIPTFVYLIPTLTLFGLGVVPGLISTIVFAIAAPIRLTYLGISEVPSELLEAGKAFGCTNRNLLVKVEIPAAMSSIRAGITQCIMLSLSMVVIAALVGADGLGKPVVRALNTVDIAMGFEAGLAIVLVAIMLDRLSKSRYK, translated from the coding sequence ATGAGCTGGATTACAGAGAATAAGGTCCCCGTTGGTGACTGGGCCGAAGACTTGATAGACGGCTTGATAGAGAGCAGCGGCGAGTTTTTTGATTACATTGCCATATCGTTGGAGTTTTTAATTCAAGGCTTGATTAATGCACTTTTGAGCCTTCACCCTATCGTTTTTATCTCATTGGTTGCTGCACTTTCGGTGTGGCGACAGCGGCATTGGGGGACGGCACTATTTTGTGCCTTGTCGCTATTGCTGATCTGGAATCTAGGTTATTGGCAACAAACTATTGAAACGCTTTCACTGGTGCTGTTTGCGACGGGCTCCTGTGTCTTAATTGGTGTTCCGGTCGGTATCGCGGCGGCGCATCGTCCAATGTTATATCGCTTTTTGCGTCCTATTCTCGATTTAATGCAAACAATTCCGACCTTTGTCTATCTTATTCCTACATTGACATTGTTTGGGTTAGGAGTCGTGCCAGGGTTGATTTCAACCATCGTGTTTGCGATTGCCGCACCGATACGACTCACCTATTTGGGTATATCGGAGGTGCCGTCTGAGCTATTAGAAGCCGGTAAAGCGTTTGGTTGTACCAATAGAAACTTACTCGTAAAAGTTGAAATACCCGCTGCTATGTCAAGCATTAGAGCTGGTATCACCCAGTGTATTATGTTGTCACTATCGATGGTGGTGATAGCTGCTTTAGTGGGTGCAGATGGGTTAGGTAAACCCGTTGTTAGGGCTCTGAACACTGTCGATATAGCCATGGGGTTTGAAGCCGGTCTTGCCATTGTATTGGTTGCGATCATGTTAGACCGTTTATCAAAGAGTAGATATAAGTGA